One part of the Polyangiaceae bacterium genome encodes these proteins:
- a CDS encoding DUF1565 domain-containing protein, translating into MLRIRGRHILPLSCLALIGCGSEDPTPKSGTGEAAGGNGHAGAAVGGQAGSLNPGGTGGQPTGGAGGQSTGGVGGTTGGAAGTGSTGAVGGAAGTAGAAGAAGVGAAAGVGGVAGVAGVGGVAGALVCNTLFYRDADSDGWGAANDTVTDCNAPTGYVDVAGDCNDADPNNWVSCASCRDRDADGHFAGCDAYITIKGLDCDDLRPWINKDMVDAPPLFTGDTEDWDCNGVDVSVDESVGAFVSPQGDDANNGTRSAPVRTLRRGIELAESHQLYAVFVAAGSYSEDVHTSVSLFGGYDPDTWERDALTHVTRLVAPSDGAVHVDSGSKLALQGFEVQGASVTTATSSSPVRATNATVVVHSVRISGGNNNTAWGEVAAFTANNTNAFIVKSDVYSGTAGKGTFGVRATSGWVYLEASSVSMSQVTPATTSAGVSIAGGRGTFWASSVIGGRAVSTYGILAESSKGLDVRESSVHSGTSLSEWTGQDATPAGCVGLKVSGGTTSVTSSVVMSAETGTQCYASRAIDSASSIALINALVHAGTADSGAGLRQTSGQSLIVGSTLIANDGPSGSAWELGTGSIGIALNSIFQFHADTGISASGTVQSLFNDIWSPTSNCLVKGASSACAQTAQAVDSSYCLLATCGNISQDPEFDSSLQISDDSPCVNAGLDPTPWFSGPIVDLNGQLRPLGGRYDQGAFEVK; encoded by the coding sequence ATGTTGCGCATCCGTGGTCGACACATTTTGCCGTTGAGCTGTCTGGCTTTGATTGGCTGTGGATCCGAAGATCCAACCCCCAAGAGCGGGACCGGAGAAGCGGCGGGCGGTAACGGCCACGCGGGAGCTGCGGTTGGCGGACAGGCGGGAAGCCTGAATCCGGGAGGAACGGGGGGACAGCCAACAGGCGGCGCAGGTGGCCAGTCAACTGGCGGTGTTGGTGGGACGACGGGCGGCGCCGCTGGGACTGGCAGTACCGGAGCGGTCGGGGGCGCCGCGGGTACGGCGGGAGCGGCCGGTGCAGCGGGGGTCGGCGCCGCCGCGGGTGTGGGAGGCGTTGCCGGAGTGGCAGGCGTTGGCGGCGTGGCGGGAGCGCTGGTCTGCAACACGTTGTTTTATCGCGATGCGGACTCAGACGGCTGGGGCGCGGCGAATGACACGGTCACGGACTGCAACGCTCCCACGGGCTACGTTGATGTCGCTGGGGACTGCAACGATGCCGACCCGAACAACTGGGTCTCGTGCGCTAGCTGCCGCGATCGAGACGCCGATGGCCACTTCGCTGGTTGCGACGCCTACATCACGATCAAGGGCCTGGACTGCGATGACCTGCGACCTTGGATAAACAAGGATATGGTGGATGCTCCCCCACTCTTCACGGGCGACACGGAAGACTGGGATTGCAACGGCGTGGACGTCAGCGTGGACGAGAGCGTCGGCGCCTTCGTGTCTCCGCAAGGAGACGACGCCAACAACGGCACTCGTTCCGCGCCCGTACGCACCTTGCGACGCGGGATCGAACTAGCGGAGAGCCACCAGCTGTATGCCGTGTTCGTCGCGGCCGGCAGCTACTCCGAGGATGTCCACACCAGCGTTAGCCTATTCGGAGGCTACGACCCCGACACATGGGAACGCGATGCGCTGACCCACGTCACGCGCCTCGTCGCACCAAGCGATGGCGCCGTCCACGTGGACTCAGGTTCTAAGCTCGCGCTGCAGGGGTTTGAGGTCCAAGGCGCGAGTGTGACGACGGCCACGAGCTCTTCGCCCGTGCGCGCGACGAACGCGACCGTCGTGGTCCACAGCGTGCGGATCTCTGGCGGGAACAACAACACAGCTTGGGGTGAGGTTGCGGCGTTTACCGCCAACAACACGAACGCGTTCATCGTGAAGAGCGACGTCTACAGCGGCACCGCAGGCAAGGGCACCTTCGGAGTGCGCGCCACGAGTGGCTGGGTGTACCTAGAGGCCAGTAGCGTGAGCATGAGTCAGGTGACCCCAGCAACTACGAGTGCAGGAGTTTCGATCGCGGGCGGGCGCGGAACTTTCTGGGCGTCTAGTGTAATCGGAGGCCGAGCCGTCTCAACCTATGGAATCCTCGCGGAATCATCCAAGGGCCTCGACGTTCGCGAGAGTTCGGTGCACAGCGGGACGAGCCTCAGCGAGTGGACCGGACAGGACGCCACCCCCGCGGGCTGCGTCGGACTCAAAGTCTCCGGCGGAACGACCAGCGTCACGTCCAGTGTGGTCATGAGCGCCGAGACGGGCACCCAATGCTATGCCAGTCGCGCGATCGATAGCGCGAGCAGCATCGCATTGATCAACGCCTTGGTTCACGCGGGGACCGCCGACAGTGGGGCGGGCTTGCGACAGACCAGCGGGCAGAGCCTGATCGTCGGTTCGACACTCATCGCAAACGATGGCCCGTCGGGTTCTGCTTGGGAGCTGGGGACGGGCAGCATCGGGATCGCCCTCAACAGCATCTTTCAATTCCATGCGGATACTGGAATCAGCGCGAGCGGCACCGTCCAGAGTCTCTTCAACGACATCTGGAGCCCCACGAGCAATTGCCTCGTCAAGGGCGCCAGCTCAGCTTGCGCGCAGACCGCGCAGGCAGTGGATTCGAGCTACTGCTTGCTCGCGACCTGTGGAAACATCTCGCAGGATCCGGAGTTCGACAGCAGCCTGCAAATCAGCGACGACAGTCCGTGCGTCAACGCGGGACTGGACCCGACGCCTTGGTTCTCCGGCCCCATCGTCGACCTCAACGGTCAGCTGCGTCCGCTTGGGGGCCGCTACGACCAGGGCGCGTTCGAAGTGAAGTGA
- a CDS encoding protein kinase codes for MASVHLARRVGSEGDSGLVAVKVLHGHLQDDEEHRVLFRREADLIAHIRHPNVASLIEFGEEAGEPYLVMEYVEGSTLGTLQAHTARTGSWLSRSAALTICIDALAGLHSAHTLKDAAGNSAGIVHRDVSPQNILVGVSGQAKVVDFGIAHASDLDSKDNDSVRGRLAYMSPEHMRGEDIDRRADVYALGIVLWELLTAKRLFKHRHDGAQIDVIEAVPRVRSIKSDLPQDLDECVARALAPRREDRFDTCEAFADALEAAVEKAGLELSRKEVSELVLGASGRELELRRASARAAATAESGPQWSAPSDPAPQPVGSSASRLPLPRGNFSTPGSEAMSQTPPPVAVDLPRASHPSIHPSYVGPPPGGSVPPPMLSDMSRASYVPGAIPGGQHSVPPQTTSRAWQWVLVLGLAALVGTLLVVAWQRAHPPETTVISPNANAETPEKKPQSSEKARLTPDPTSKPGDGALSVDDIPVWQSRPRTASERAKAQSGSSDPTPAATTESKPSEPTPPKKRPSDVDLANPYR; via the coding sequence ATGGCGAGCGTACACCTCGCGCGTCGGGTCGGTTCCGAAGGAGACTCCGGGCTTGTCGCGGTCAAGGTGCTTCACGGCCACCTGCAGGACGACGAAGAACATCGCGTTCTATTCCGTAGGGAAGCAGACCTGATCGCACATATCCGTCACCCCAACGTCGCGTCGCTGATCGAGTTCGGCGAGGAGGCCGGGGAGCCCTACCTGGTGATGGAATACGTCGAGGGCTCAACCCTTGGCACGCTTCAAGCACACACCGCCCGCACCGGGAGCTGGCTCAGCCGAAGCGCCGCCCTCACCATTTGCATCGACGCTCTCGCCGGCTTGCACTCTGCACACACCCTGAAGGACGCAGCTGGGAATTCCGCAGGCATCGTGCACCGCGACGTATCCCCACAGAACATCCTGGTCGGGGTCAGCGGTCAGGCGAAGGTCGTGGATTTCGGCATCGCCCACGCATCGGATCTCGATTCGAAGGACAACGATTCGGTGCGGGGACGCCTGGCATACATGTCGCCTGAACACATGCGGGGCGAGGATATCGACCGCCGGGCAGACGTCTACGCTCTGGGAATCGTGCTCTGGGAGCTGCTGACCGCGAAGCGTCTCTTCAAGCACCGCCACGACGGCGCGCAGATCGACGTGATCGAAGCCGTCCCGCGTGTCCGCAGCATCAAGTCTGACCTACCGCAGGACCTAGACGAGTGCGTCGCCAGAGCGCTCGCGCCTCGCCGCGAAGACCGCTTCGACACCTGCGAGGCATTCGCAGACGCGCTAGAAGCAGCGGTAGAAAAAGCGGGCCTGGAGCTGTCCCGCAAAGAAGTCTCTGAGTTGGTGCTTGGAGCGTCTGGGCGCGAGCTCGAGCTGCGTCGAGCGAGCGCTCGTGCCGCCGCAACAGCGGAGTCGGGTCCGCAGTGGAGTGCCCCTTCGGATCCGGCGCCGCAACCGGTGGGATCGAGTGCATCACGGCTGCCGCTTCCCCGCGGCAACTTCTCGACTCCAGGTAGCGAGGCGATGAGCCAAACGCCTCCCCCAGTGGCGGTGGACCTGCCGCGTGCGTCGCACCCGAGCATCCATCCGAGCTACGTGGGCCCTCCACCGGGTGGCAGCGTGCCCCCACCCATGCTGTCGGATATGTCCCGGGCTTCTTACGTCCCTGGGGCCATCCCGGGTGGCCAGCACAGCGTGCCACCTCAGACGACGAGTCGCGCTTGGCAGTGGGTGCTGGTGCTCGGTTTGGCGGCGCTTGTGGGCACCCTGTTGGTGGTCGCCTGGCAGCGCGCCCACCCACCAGAAACCACGGTCATCAGCCCCAACGCGAACGCTGAAACGCCAGAAAAGAAGCCACAAAGCAGCGAAAAGGCGCGCCTCACCCCCGACCCCACGAGCAAGCCAGGGGACGGCGCACTCAGCGTCGACGATATTCCCGTATGGCAAAGCCGACCTCGCACGGCGAGCGAGCGAGCCAAAGCTCAGAGCGGCAGCTCGGATCCCACCCCCGCGGCGACCACCGAGTCGAAGCCGTCCGAGCCGACGCCGCCGAAGAAGCGACCGTCCGACGTCGACCTCGCCAACCCCTACCGCTGA
- a CDS encoding (deoxy)nucleoside triphosphate pyrophosphohydrolase, translating to MRVSRLHVVAAAIFLDTRVLAARRGTQMREPLKWEFPGGKIEPPETPAQALRREIEEELGVSVQVGERLGVSRVGDVQLELLACQLEAGQPTAREHAELRWLSADEIHALDWAPADIPLLASVAASLRRRPQR from the coding sequence ATGAGGGTGAGTCGCCTACATGTCGTCGCAGCTGCGATCTTTCTAGACACACGAGTGCTCGCTGCAAGGCGGGGCACGCAGATGCGAGAACCGCTGAAATGGGAATTTCCTGGAGGAAAAATTGAGCCGCCAGAGACCCCCGCGCAAGCGCTCCGGCGCGAGATCGAGGAAGAACTTGGTGTCAGCGTCCAGGTCGGTGAACGGCTCGGTGTCTCGCGAGTCGGGGACGTCCAGTTGGAGCTATTAGCCTGCCAGCTAGAGGCTGGGCAGCCCACGGCGCGCGAACACGCGGAGCTACGCTGGCTGTCAGCCGATGAGATTCATGCTCTGGACTGGGCGCCCGCGGACATCCCTCTGCTGGCGTCCGTCGCTGCGTCCCTACGCAGAAGGCCTCAGCGGTAG